From a single Pseudoalteromonas nigrifaciens genomic region:
- a CDS encoding IS256 family transposase, with product MTQSFDFNKALAELQAGKGLTGEDGVLTPLIKQLTEAALKAELEQHLQSETQVNRKNGSTKKTVKSSIGQFELETPRDRAGSFEPQLVKKNQTKLTPEIDEKILSMFALGMSYRDIRGHIQDMYGVEVSEATITAVTDQLIPELKAWQARSLDTLYPFIWLDAIHYKIKENGRYVSKAIYTVLGVNIEGRKELLGLYISESEGANYWLSVLTDLHNRGVSDILIACVDGLKGFPEAIATIYPDAEVQECVIHQIRNSMKYVASKHQKEFMTDLKPVYKAATKDAAEAALDELDAKWGKLYPIVIASWRRKWGNLSVYFKYPDYVRKAIYTTNAIEAVHRQFRRLTKTKGGFPNENSLMKLLYAGILNASKKWTMPIHNWNLTLSQLAIHFEGRLDGVLDI from the coding sequence ATGACTCAATCTTTCGATTTCAACAAAGCATTAGCTGAACTTCAAGCTGGTAAAGGTCTTACTGGCGAAGACGGTGTTCTAACACCCTTAATCAAACAACTCACCGAAGCGGCTCTTAAAGCCGAATTAGAGCAGCATCTACAATCTGAGACGCAAGTTAACCGTAAAAATGGTTCAACCAAAAAAACAGTTAAGTCATCCATAGGGCAATTCGAACTTGAAACGCCCAGAGACCGCGCAGGTTCGTTTGAACCTCAGCTAGTTAAAAAGAACCAAACTAAGTTAACGCCTGAAATTGATGAGAAAATTCTATCTATGTTTGCTTTAGGTATGAGCTACCGAGATATTCGAGGCCATATACAGGATATGTATGGCGTTGAAGTATCAGAGGCCACCATCACTGCCGTAACAGACCAACTGATACCAGAGCTTAAGGCATGGCAAGCGCGCAGTTTAGATACGCTTTACCCATTTATCTGGCTTGATGCCATTCATTATAAGATTAAAGAAAATGGCCGCTACGTGAGTAAGGCTATTTATACCGTACTAGGTGTCAATATTGAAGGCCGAAAAGAGTTACTTGGTTTATATATCTCTGAAAGTGAAGGGGCTAACTATTGGTTATCAGTATTAACTGATTTACATAATCGTGGTGTATCCGATATTTTAATTGCCTGTGTTGATGGACTAAAAGGCTTCCCTGAAGCAATAGCAACAATCTACCCCGACGCCGAAGTGCAGGAGTGCGTCATTCATCAAATTCGTAATTCGATGAAGTACGTTGCTTCAAAGCACCAAAAAGAGTTTATGACTGACTTGAAACCCGTTTATAAGGCTGCCACTAAGGATGCAGCAGAAGCCGCTCTTGACGAATTAGATGCCAAATGGGGCAAGTTATACCCTATTGTTATCGCGTCTTGGCGTCGTAAATGGGGCAATCTGTCGGTTTATTTCAAGTATCCAGATTACGTGCGTAAAGCTATTTATACCACGAATGCGATTGAAGCTGTACATCGTCAGTTTAGGCGACTCACCAAGACTAAGGGAGGATTCCCTAATGAAAACAGCTTGATGAAATTATTGTATGCAGGCATATTAAATGCCTCAAAGAAATGGACAATGCCAATCCATAACTGGAATCTGACATTGTCGCAATTGGCCATCCACTTCGAAGGTAGGTTAGATGGTGTGCTAGATATTTAG
- a CDS encoding bifunctional diguanylate cyclase/phosphodiesterase codes for MSLKIQIYGLIICISILSFFVRIIIDVDTTRDYLQTQMASHAKDTATSLGLSISPYLDTDGIIIGQTMATAIFDSGYYSKIRFINTKHETLFSLENPTHVDSVPHWFTNTVKLSAPTMQSEINTGWIIAGTLEVTSHLGESYLTLWLHTKRSFYSSLILLIASLLITYFILQTIFKPLKAVEKQALLVTRKRFTLNNKVPLAHELRIVTKAINNMVLNLQSTFDSLAKQTQALTNAVYSDPLTGLGNRKSFENYFNAVTHSITSERPMTATMVTLPSLVNINRTLSYQRGDEYVTDVAKILKLSLAELNNYRLCRINGSTFVFIAPYDITFLYNLHANLIDLFSQKQHSSHNNGYARLASINVEKSLTLSHLLSSLDTKCTIGESTIDANIDNKIVFSVEEWQKIIQSIINSGEVSFSVQPVKKSNTEFTQCYFEVFTHFIYNNEKINNSHLFAMAEKLNLTEELDKKLIRDFINIKMQYPEDKFALNISKSSLYSPEFIQWLGAFSQHYPCLKNNLIFELHELSLLSNIRVAALHIDAIKEVGISVCVEHFGTSLTSFKYLHGLDIEYVKIDGSYIQDLIDNPQSRFYIQTVNNICHGFGIKVLACLIEKPETLNILESLGCDGVQGNLICSASQVINIIDENTNKKFTFHPNVLEFCK; via the coding sequence ATGAGTCTTAAAATACAGATCTACGGGCTAATAATTTGTATTTCCATTTTATCTTTTTTTGTAAGAATTATTATTGATGTAGATACAACCCGAGACTATTTACAAACACAAATGGCAAGCCATGCAAAAGACACAGCTACAAGCCTAGGACTTTCTATCTCCCCTTATTTGGATACAGATGGAATCATAATAGGGCAAACTATGGCAACCGCAATATTTGATTCTGGTTATTATAGTAAAATACGCTTTATTAATACGAAACATGAAACGCTATTCTCATTAGAAAACCCTACCCATGTAGATTCTGTGCCTCATTGGTTTACAAACACTGTAAAATTAAGCGCGCCTACAATGCAATCTGAAATAAATACGGGTTGGATCATTGCTGGTACACTTGAAGTTACCAGCCACTTAGGAGAGTCATATTTAACTTTATGGCTACACACAAAGCGTAGCTTTTATAGTTCGCTCATATTATTAATTGCTTCACTGCTGATCACTTATTTTATTTTACAAACAATATTCAAACCTTTAAAAGCAGTTGAGAAGCAAGCACTGCTTGTTACTCGCAAACGCTTTACACTCAATAATAAAGTGCCGTTAGCCCACGAATTGCGCATAGTAACCAAAGCAATTAATAATATGGTGCTTAATTTGCAAAGTACATTCGACTCTTTAGCTAAACAAACCCAAGCACTAACAAACGCCGTGTATAGTGATCCACTAACAGGGTTAGGTAATCGCAAATCTTTTGAAAACTATTTTAACGCCGTTACCCACTCCATTACCTCTGAGCGTCCAATGACAGCAACAATGGTCACACTTCCCTCGCTAGTAAACATTAATCGAACACTTAGCTATCAAAGGGGTGATGAGTATGTGACTGACGTTGCTAAAATATTAAAACTCTCTTTAGCTGAACTAAATAATTATAGGTTATGCCGAATAAATGGCAGTACTTTTGTTTTTATTGCGCCATACGATATTACTTTTTTATATAATTTACACGCTAACCTTATTGACCTGTTTAGCCAAAAACAGCACAGCTCACATAATAATGGTTATGCCCGCTTAGCTTCTATAAATGTTGAAAAAAGCTTAACACTGAGTCATTTACTTTCGTCATTAGATACCAAATGTACTATTGGAGAAAGTACGATTGACGCTAACATTGATAATAAAATAGTCTTTAGTGTTGAAGAGTGGCAAAAAATAATTCAGAGCATAATTAACTCTGGGGAAGTGAGCTTTTCAGTACAGCCTGTGAAAAAAAGTAATACCGAGTTTACACAGTGCTACTTTGAGGTATTTACGCACTTTATCTATAACAATGAAAAAATAAACAATAGTCACTTATTCGCTATGGCCGAAAAGTTAAATTTGACAGAAGAACTGGATAAAAAATTAATCCGTGATTTTATTAATATTAAAATGCAATATCCAGAGGATAAATTCGCATTAAATATAAGTAAGTCCTCATTATATTCACCGGAGTTTATACAATGGCTAGGTGCGTTTTCTCAACACTACCCCTGCCTCAAAAACAATCTTATTTTTGAGCTTCATGAATTGAGCTTACTAAGTAATATACGCGTTGCTGCACTTCATATTGATGCGATAAAAGAGGTTGGTATTAGTGTGTGTGTAGAGCACTTTGGCACCAGTTTAACCTCTTTTAAGTATTTACATGGTCTTGATATTGAGTATGTGAAAATTGACGGTAGCTACATTCAAGATTTAATTGATAATCCGCAAAGTCGCTTTTATATTCAAACTGTAAATAATATTTGTCATGGCTTTGGTATTAAAGTCTTAGCGTGTTTAATTGAAAAGCCCGAAACATTAAACATACTCGAAAGCTTAGGTTGTGATGGTGTTCAAGGGAATTTAATTTGCTCCGCCTCACAAGTAATCAACATTATTGATGAAAACACAAATAAAAAGTTTACTTTTCATCCAAATGTATTAGAATTTTGTAAGTAG
- a CDS encoding O-antigen ligase family protein, with product MNRFIFFVICLIIFLLPLPLGSYRPWAILAIGVLISFTFLLHLFNSAIKNKQLLYPPLYSWPIFIALGVVVLVCTIQLFSISVDPFQTQQMLIKTWFMLLFCWLIFIYCNHSLRIKKLVYTVIFAGVFQALYASYLSLSPDIISPLFSYKHTDRAIGTFTYSNFLANYLALCLCLGIGVLISELKRSANDNTQSLAQTLRDWAGILLSSKIVLRVSLIIIIVALILTRSRMGNSAFFIALMVMSLLALFIYRQKPKAFKHLIISFFIIDLIIIGAIFDVEKVKQRISETSIHSETRDEVVSDSIPLILDKPLLGSGGGTFYTAFPAYQSEPFSGYYDNAHNDYIQFAVELGIPATLALGLLILYCLWLCIATMRQRKTALYQGVAFGCAVAIITMLLHSLVDYSLQAGANSMLFMAILCLAILTNKLPAPKTIKKRRNQAD from the coding sequence GTGAATCGCTTTATATTTTTTGTTATATGTTTAATTATTTTTTTACTCCCCCTACCCCTTGGCAGTTACCGCCCATGGGCAATATTAGCTATAGGCGTGCTGATTAGCTTTACGTTTTTATTGCATTTATTTAATAGTGCTATTAAAAATAAACAACTGCTTTATCCTCCTTTATACTCTTGGCCTATATTTATTGCTCTTGGCGTTGTTGTTTTAGTTTGCACAATACAGCTATTTAGTATAAGTGTTGATCCGTTTCAAACTCAGCAAATGTTAATTAAAACCTGGTTTATGCTATTATTTTGCTGGTTAATTTTTATTTACTGTAACCACTCCCTACGAATTAAAAAACTAGTTTACACTGTTATTTTTGCTGGGGTTTTTCAGGCCTTATATGCAAGTTATTTAAGCTTATCACCCGATATTATTAGCCCATTATTTAGTTATAAACATACCGATCGTGCTATTGGTACTTTTACTTATTCTAACTTTTTAGCCAACTATTTAGCGCTGTGCTTATGCTTAGGCATAGGTGTGTTGATCAGTGAGTTAAAACGCTCTGCTAACGACAATACACAATCACTCGCACAAACATTACGTGACTGGGCTGGTATATTATTAAGCTCTAAAATTGTATTACGCGTATCATTAATTATTATTATTGTTGCCTTAATATTAACTCGCAGCCGCATGGGTAACTCGGCATTTTTTATCGCTTTAATGGTTATGAGCTTATTGGCTTTATTTATTTACAGACAAAAGCCCAAAGCGTTTAAACACCTTATTATTAGCTTTTTTATTATCGATTTAATTATTATTGGTGCAATATTTGACGTTGAAAAAGTAAAACAGCGTATTAGCGAAACCAGTATACACTCAGAAACGCGTGACGAAGTGGTAAGCGACTCTATACCACTTATATTAGATAAACCATTGCTGGGATCAGGTGGGGGTACTTTTTACACTGCTTTCCCTGCGTATCAATCAGAGCCCTTTTCTGGCTACTACGATAATGCGCATAACGATTATATACAATTTGCTGTGGAGCTAGGTATACCGGCAACATTAGCACTTGGTTTGCTGATACTTTATTGTTTATGGCTCTGTATTGCGACCATGCGCCAACGCAAAACCGCACTTTATCAAGGAGTAGCATTTGGCTGTGCAGTAGCTATTATTACTATGCTACTGCATTCTTTAGTCGACTATT